One part of the Phragmites australis chromosome 3, lpPhrAust1.1, whole genome shotgun sequence genome encodes these proteins:
- the LOC133913055 gene encoding uncharacterized protein LOC133913055 isoform X1, which produces MSEHLALRSSVGSRSSALPSHHHLPPAPDPLASVWIRRLHLTPNPPPPPRPPPLSLRAPPPPHQDNAVSTDESRTPPPPPAAPPRCVGFGPFRWSPRPLRGAPVAAWAAAGASGGGGGAPMLSPFFRLPAPPLPPVSDLGEVAPVRPLVGLGSRSGSGSGSGGYSGLSARVFGGGDSHAAWLTARAAGAAYPSHALDMVPIRTLNDLHDRQHNVILQNFARHDPSSSSQLDEPFSYWNMGRFRRNTTTSSISPIGVAPGNFGKKRNADSNSFLPLKFRKFSGAI; this is translated from the exons atgtcgGAGCACCTCGCGCTCCGTAGCTCCGTGGGCAGCCGCAGTTCCGCGCTCCcctcccaccaccacctcccGCCCGCCCCCGACCCGCTCGCCTCCGTCTGGatccgccgcctccacctcacCCCCAACCCGCCTCCCCCGCCGCGCCCCCCTCCCCTGTCCCTCCGCGCGCCCCCGCCCCCTCACCAGGACAACGCCGTCTCCACCGACGAGTCCCGCACCCCGCCACCCCCGCCGGCGGCCCCGCCGCGCTGCGTCGGGTTCGGCCCCTTCCGCTGGAGCCCCCGCCCGCTGCGTGGCGCCCCGGTCGCCGCGTGGGCCGCCGCTGGGGCCtctggtggcggtggtggcgcgCCGATGCTGTCGCCGTTCTTCCGGCtccccgcgccgccgctgccgccggtcTCGGATCTCGGGGAGGTCGCGCCCGTGAGGCCGCTGGTGGGGCTTGGCAGCcggagcggcagcggcagcggcagcggcgggtaTTCTGGTCTGTCGGCGCGGGTgttcggcggcggcgactcccACGCCGCATGGCTGACAGCGAGAGCTGCAG GTGCTGCTTATCCTAGCCATGCTTTGGACATGGTTCCCATAAGAACACTTAAT GATCTACATGATAGACAACATAATGTGATACTGCAAAATTTTGCAAGGCATGATCCTAGCTCTAGCAGCCAACTTGATGAACCTTTCTCATATTGGAACATGGGGAGGTTTCGGAGAAACACCACGACTTCGTCAATCTCACCTATTGGGGTTGCGCCTGGCAATTTTGGCAAGAAGAGGAATGCTGATTCCAATAGTTTTCTCCCTCTGAAGTTCAGGAAATTTAGTGGGGCTATTTAA
- the LOC133913055 gene encoding uncharacterized protein LOC133913055 isoform X2 has protein sequence MSEHLALRSSVGSRSSALPSHHHLPPAPDPLASVWIRRLHLTPNPPPPPRPPPLSLRAPPPPHQDNAVSTDESRTPPPPPAAPPRCVGFGPFRWSPRPLRGAPVAAWAAAGASGGGGGAPMLSPFFRLPAPPLPPVSDLGEVAPVRPLVGLGSRSGSGSGSGGYSGLSARVFGGGDSHAAWLTARAAGST, from the exons atgtcgGAGCACCTCGCGCTCCGTAGCTCCGTGGGCAGCCGCAGTTCCGCGCTCCcctcccaccaccacctcccGCCCGCCCCCGACCCGCTCGCCTCCGTCTGGatccgccgcctccacctcacCCCCAACCCGCCTCCCCCGCCGCGCCCCCCTCCCCTGTCCCTCCGCGCGCCCCCGCCCCCTCACCAGGACAACGCCGTCTCCACCGACGAGTCCCGCACCCCGCCACCCCCGCCGGCGGCCCCGCCGCGCTGCGTCGGGTTCGGCCCCTTCCGCTGGAGCCCCCGCCCGCTGCGTGGCGCCCCGGTCGCCGCGTGGGCCGCCGCTGGGGCCtctggtggcggtggtggcgcgCCGATGCTGTCGCCGTTCTTCCGGCtccccgcgccgccgctgccgccggtcTCGGATCTCGGGGAGGTCGCGCCCGTGAGGCCGCTGGTGGGGCTTGGCAGCcggagcggcagcggcagcggcagcggcgggtaTTCTGGTCTGTCGGCGCGGGTgttcggcggcggcgactcccACGCCGCATGGCTGACAGCGAGAGCTGCAG GATCTACATGA